From Larus michahellis chromosome 8, bLarMic1.1, whole genome shotgun sequence, one genomic window encodes:
- the RNF11 gene encoding RING finger protein 11: MGNCLKSPTSDDISLLHESQSDRASYGDGAEPDQEPPPPYQEQVPVPVYHPTPSQTRLATQLTEEEQIRIAQRIGLIQHLPKGVYDPGRDGSEKKIRECVICMMDFVYGDPIRFLPCMHIYHLDCIDDWLMRSFTCPSCMEPVDAALLSSYETN, encoded by the exons atGGGGAACTGCCTCAAGTCCCCCACCTCAGATGACATCTCCCTACTCCACGAGTCGCAGTCGGACCGCGCCAGCTACGGGGACGGGGCTGAGCCGGAtcaggagccgccgccgccatATCAG gaGCAAGTCCCTGTTCCTGTTTATCACCCGACTCCTAGCCAGACTCGGCTAGCAACACAGCTGACAGAAGAGGAACAGATCAGAATAGCGCAGAGGATAGGCCTTATTCAGCATCTACCTAAGGGAGTCTATGATCCTGGACGAGACGGCTCCGAGAAGAAGATCAGAGA atgtGTCATTTGTATGATGGACTTTGTTTACGGGGACCCTATCCGATTTCTGCCGTGCATGCACATTTACCACCTGGACTGTATAGATGACTGGTTGATGAGATCCTTTACCTGTCCATCCTGCATGGAGCCAGTGGATGCAGCACTGCTTTCATCGTATGAGACTAACTGA